One Buchnera aphidicola (Pentalonia nigronervosa) genomic region harbors:
- a CDS encoding TIGR00645 family protein, with protein sequence MEKIIEKIIYASRWLMFPVYIGLSFGFILLTLKFFQQIVFVIPDILSMSESGLVLVVLSLIDIALVGGLLVMVMFSGYENFISKMDIDNHQKRLEWMGTMDVNSIKNKVASSIVAISSVHLLRLFMEAERLLDNKIILCVIIHLTFVLSAFGMAYIDKMSKKNKRLIKK encoded by the coding sequence ATGGAAAAAATTATTGAAAAAATCATATATGCTTCTCGTTGGCTAATGTTTCCGGTATATATTGGTTTATCATTTGGATTCATATTGTTAACATTAAAATTTTTTCAGCAAATAGTGTTTGTAATTCCAGATATTTTATCTATGTCCGAGTCAGGTCTTGTATTAGTTGTTTTGTCGTTAATTGATATTGCTTTAGTAGGGGGTCTTTTAGTTATGGTGATGTTCTCAGGTTATGAAAATTTTATTTCTAAAATGGATATAGATAATCATCAAAAAAGATTAGAATGGATGGGTACAATGGATGTTAACTCTATTAAAAATAAAGTTGCATCTTCGATAGTTGCAATATCTTCAGTACATCTTTTACGTCTTTTTATGGAAGCAGAAAGGTTACTAGATAATAAAATTATATTATGCGTTATAATTCATTTAACATTTGTATTATCTGCATTTGGAATGGCGTATATTGATAAAATGAGTAAAAAAAATAAACGTCTTATTAAGAAATAA
- a CDS encoding replication protein RepA, with product MSRKNYIHNRNPFFTPPDNKIKKSTFVCYAMKKASEIDVARSNLNCTLVPIDPKTGTVLPRFRRLNAHRASAMRAIVLAMLYHFDIHSNLVNASIEELADECGLSTFSNSGNKSITRVSRLINEFLEPMGFVKCKKKIRNASNHYISKQIFLTPMFFMLLNISQSTINSYLRKSKKLSSTMRKKKLFISFSDIKIISELDEKSAKNKLLNVLINYYTAHELTKIGPQGLRKKIDIEYNNLCKLYKKK from the coding sequence GTGTCTAGAAAAAATTATATACATAATCGCAATCCATTTTTTACTCCGCCAGATAATAAGATAAAAAAATCTACATTTGTTTGTTACGCAATGAAAAAAGCGTCAGAAATAGATGTGGCAAGAAGTAATTTGAATTGTACCCTAGTGCCTATAGATCCTAAAACTGGGACTGTTTTACCCCGTTTTAGACGATTAAATGCACATCGAGCATCAGCTATGCGTGCTATAGTTCTTGCAATGTTGTATCATTTTGATATTCATTCTAATTTAGTTAATGCCTCTATTGAAGAATTAGCAGACGAATGCGGATTATCTACTTTTTCAAATTCAGGAAATAAATCCATTACTCGAGTTTCGAGACTAATAAATGAATTTTTAGAACCAATGGGTTTTGTAAAATGTAAAAAAAAAATAAGGAATGCATCAAATCACTATATTTCTAAACAAATATTTTTAACACCGATGTTTTTTATGTTATTAAATATTTCTCAATCAACAATAAATAGTTATTTACGTAAATCTAAAAAATTGTCTTCTACTATGAGAAAAAAAAAGTTGTTTATCTCTTTTTCGGATATTAAAATTATATCTGAGTTGGATGAAAAATCGGCTAAAAATAAACTTTTAAATGTATTAATTAATTATTATACAGCTCATGAATTAACTAAAATAGGTCCCCAAGGACTTAGAAAAAAAATAGATATTGAATATAATAATTTATGTAAATTATATAAAA